A single genomic interval of Sphingopyxis sp. CCNWLW2 harbors:
- a CDS encoding copper resistance system multicopper oxidase yields the protein MQIDRRRFVTGALGGGTVAALAPWFPAWAQSVSSGIVAPLPTVSGNDISLRIARQTMRIDGKVSRAIGINGTVPAPLVRLKEGQTARLTVINDLDEDSSIHWHGLILPFHMDGVPGVSFPGIKPRSRFVYEFPVVQSGTYWYHSHSGLQEQLGHYGPIVIDPAGPDPIGYDREHVVVLSDHSQLSPEAIFRKLKVNPGHFNMQRQTLSGLLAGKDQSLKERVEWGAMRMDPTDVADVNGSTYSFLVNGHGPRDNWTALFNPGERVRLRIINASAMTIFNVRIPGLRMTVVQADGLNVVPTEIDEFQIAVAETYDVIVTPVEDRAYTFVAEANDRSGMARATLAPRAGMAAAVPPLRERPLATMKDMGMGAMASGDASCTPEHAAMGHCTPPPADGGAVDHAAMGHGAGGMNHSMRDFSVAPQVKRDPSVQSISPMPVDRMGEPGQGLEDVGHKVLTYHDLVALERNPDVRAASRSLDIHLTGNMERFMWSFDGVKMSDHHEPIPFIEGERVRINLINDSMMSHPIHLHGHFFELVTGKGDRSPRKHTVLVQPGGTASFDFTADALGDWAFHCHMLYHMHAGMMRVVSVRPKGEAE from the coding sequence ATGCAGATAGACAGGCGTCGTTTCGTGACGGGGGCATTGGGCGGCGGAACCGTGGCCGCGCTTGCTCCCTGGTTTCCGGCCTGGGCGCAGTCGGTGTCGTCCGGTATCGTCGCGCCGCTGCCGACAGTGTCGGGCAACGATATCAGCCTTCGCATCGCGCGTCAGACGATGCGGATCGACGGCAAGGTCAGCCGCGCGATCGGGATCAACGGCACCGTGCCCGCGCCGCTCGTGCGCCTGAAGGAGGGACAGACGGCACGCCTCACGGTCATCAACGACCTCGATGAGGACAGCTCGATCCATTGGCACGGGCTGATCCTGCCGTTCCACATGGACGGCGTGCCCGGCGTCAGCTTCCCCGGGATCAAGCCGCGATCGCGCTTCGTCTATGAATTTCCGGTCGTGCAATCAGGGACCTATTGGTATCACAGCCATTCGGGGCTTCAGGAACAGCTCGGGCATTACGGCCCGATCGTCATCGATCCCGCAGGTCCCGATCCGATCGGTTATGATCGCGAGCATGTCGTCGTCCTCTCGGATCATAGCCAGCTGTCGCCCGAGGCGATCTTTCGAAAGCTCAAGGTCAACCCGGGCCATTTCAACATGCAGCGCCAGACCCTGTCCGGTCTGCTGGCCGGCAAGGACCAGTCGCTGAAGGAGCGCGTCGAATGGGGCGCGATGCGCATGGACCCGACCGATGTCGCCGACGTCAATGGATCGACCTATAGCTTCCTCGTCAACGGCCACGGTCCGCGCGATAATTGGACCGCGCTCTTCAATCCCGGCGAGCGCGTGCGGCTGCGGATCATCAACGCGTCGGCGATGACGATCTTCAATGTGCGCATCCCTGGCCTCAGGATGACCGTCGTTCAGGCCGACGGGCTCAACGTCGTGCCGACCGAGATCGACGAGTTCCAGATTGCCGTCGCCGAAACCTATGACGTCATTGTCACCCCGGTCGAGGACCGTGCCTATACCTTCGTTGCCGAAGCCAATGATCGCTCGGGCATGGCGCGCGCGACGCTCGCGCCGCGCGCCGGCATGGCCGCCGCGGTGCCGCCGCTCCGCGAACGCCCGCTGGCGACGATGAAGGACATGGGCATGGGCGCGATGGCGAGCGGCGATGCGTCGTGCACGCCCGAACATGCGGCAATGGGCCATTGCACGCCTCCGCCGGCTGACGGCGGGGCCGTCGATCACGCGGCGATGGGGCATGGTGCAGGGGGCATGAACCACAGCATGCGCGACTTCAGCGTCGCGCCGCAGGTCAAGCGCGACCCCAGCGTCCAGTCGATCTCGCCGATGCCGGTCGACCGTATGGGCGAGCCGGGGCAGGGGCTCGAGGACGTCGGGCACAAGGTGCTGACCTATCACGACCTTGTCGCGCTCGAACGCAACCCCGACGTGCGCGCCGCCTCGCGCTCGCTCGACATCCACCTCACCGGCAATATGGAACGCTTCATGTGGTCGTTCGACGGCGTGAAAATGTCCGACCATCACGAACCGATCCCGTTCATCGAGGGCGAGCGGGTGCGGATCAACCTCATCAACGATTCGATGATGAGCCACCCGATCCACCTGCACGGCCATTTCTTCGAACTGGTCACGGGCAAGGGCGATCGCTCGCCGCGCAAGCATACGGTGCTCGTCCAGCCCGGCGGCACCGCGAGCTTCGACTTCACCGCCGACGCGCTCGGCGACTGGGCGTTCCATTGTCATATGCTTTACCACATGCATGCCGGGATGATGCGCGTCGTGAGCGTCCGTCCGAAGGGAGAAGCCGAATGA